The following are from one region of the Novosphingobium humi genome:
- a CDS encoding murein hydrolase activator EnvC family protein, whose amino-acid sequence MAVALAGAAGAQGLDDPGQSPAQTRRDLAAAQVQAGQARARAERLDHDAQSATAAADKAAKEAAALAARIQEAEAQIVADEARIRIIEQQRSDLRAQLAQRQKPLVELTGALQRLSRRPPLVALLRPGSLADSVHTRALLESMLPQVQRRTAALRSELARARALQEQARAAEAARQQEIASLDTRRRDLGVMEARQRQTAREANGGASREAEHALALAEKARDLGGLLQGLEQAAALRDRLAALPGPVLRPASGWAGAGQMAADAAYDLAPSPVPTALPDFLLPVTGRLVSGFGDASRGTAARGITLSVRPQAQVVAPSGGRVAFAGPFAGYGQIIIIDHPGGFTSLITGLARISAQVGDNVVAGSPLGDAGPGRPQITLELRRDGRPVNPLDQLHH is encoded by the coding sequence ATGGCGGTTGCGCTAGCGGGGGCCGCAGGGGCGCAGGGGCTGGATGATCCGGGGCAGAGCCCTGCGCAGACCCGGCGCGATCTGGCCGCCGCGCAGGTGCAGGCCGGACAGGCGCGCGCGCGGGCCGAAAGGCTGGACCATGACGCCCAGTCGGCCACCGCCGCCGCCGACAAGGCCGCCAAGGAAGCCGCCGCGCTGGCCGCGCGGATTCAGGAGGCCGAGGCGCAGATCGTGGCCGACGAGGCGCGGATACGCATCATCGAACAACAGCGCAGCGATCTGCGCGCACAATTGGCGCAAAGGCAAAAGCCGCTGGTCGAACTGACCGGCGCCTTGCAGCGCCTGTCGCGCCGCCCGCCGCTGGTGGCCCTGCTGAGGCCCGGCTCGCTGGCCGACAGCGTGCATACGCGCGCCTTGCTGGAAAGCATGTTGCCGCAGGTTCAGCGCCGCACCGCCGCCTTGCGGAGCGAACTGGCCCGCGCCCGCGCGCTGCAGGAACAGGCCAGGGCGGCCGAGGCGGCGCGCCAGCAAGAGATCGCCAGCCTAGACACCCGCCGCCGCGATCTGGGCGTGATGGAGGCCCGCCAGCGTCAGACCGCGCGCGAGGCCAATGGCGGGGCAAGCCGCGAGGCCGAACACGCGCTGGCTCTGGCCGAAAAGGCGCGCGATCTGGGCGGATTGCTGCAGGGGCTGGAACAGGCCGCCGCGTTGCGTGATCGTCTGGCGGCGCTGCCCGGCCCGGTGCTGCGTCCGGCGTCAGGCTGGGCAGGGGCGGGGCAAATGGCGGCCGATGCCGCGTATGACCTCGCGCCCAGCCCGGTGCCCACCGCTCTTCCCGATTTTCTGCTGCCGGTGACGGGGCGGCTGGTTTCCGGTTTTGGCGATGCTTCACGTGGAACAGCCGCGCGCGGCATCACCCTTTCCGTCCGCCCGCAGGCGCAGGTGGTGGCGCCATCAGGCGGACGGGTTGCCTTTGCCGGACCCTTTGCCGGTTATGGCCAGATCATCATCATCGATCATCCCGGTGGCTTTACCAGCCTGATCACCGGGCTGGCCCGGATTTCAGCGCAGGTGGGCGACAATGTGGTGGCCGGATCGCCGCTGGGCGACGCAGGCCCCGGCCGCCCCCAGATCACACTGGAATTGCGCAGGGACGGCAGGCCGGTAAACCCGCTTGATCAACTGCACCATTAA
- a CDS encoding 23S rRNA (pseudouridine(1915)-N(3))-methyltransferase RlmH, producing the protein MLLHILARGRIARSPEGDMLDRYLKRISWPVKHTELPDRGGTIPALATPARRVLLDERGRQLSSEEFAAMLGRWRDDGVREVRFEIGAADGHGDEGRAGADLLIAFGAMTWPHLMARAMLAEQLWRATAILSGHPYHRAN; encoded by the coding sequence ATGCTGTTGCATATACTGGCCCGTGGGCGGATTGCCCGCTCGCCCGAAGGAGACATGCTCGACCGCTATTTGAAGCGGATCAGCTGGCCGGTGAAACACACCGAATTGCCGGATCGGGGCGGCACGATTCCCGCCCTTGCCACCCCTGCCCGCCGCGTTTTGCTCGACGAGCGCGGGCGCCAGCTTTCTTCGGAAGAATTTGCTGCGATGCTGGGCCGCTGGCGCGACGATGGCGTGCGCGAGGTGCGCTTTGAAATCGGCGCGGCCGATGGGCATGGCGATGAGGGGCGCGCAGGCGCCGATCTGCTGATCGCCTTTGGCGCGATGACATGGCCGCATCTGATGGCGCGGGCGATGCTGGCCGAACAATTGTGGCGGGCTACCGCGATCCTGTCGGGCCACCCTTATCACCGGGCCAATTGA
- the rsfS gene encoding ribosome silencing factor, which produces MPDPITPSTAIPAAKPVSTLPESEPGSLHALILQSLDDDQAQEIVSIPLEGKTSVADHMVIASGRSTRQVAAMAQHLAERIKHGGFGHVRIEGLPAADWVLIDAGDIVVHLFRPEVRNFYNLERMWGFDGPSGAA; this is translated from the coding sequence ATGCCTGATCCTATCACCCCTTCGACCGCCATCCCGGCGGCGAAACCCGTTTCAACGCTGCCCGAATCCGAACCCGGTTCGCTGCATGCGCTGATCCTGCAATCGCTTGACGACGATCAGGCGCAGGAAATTGTCTCCATCCCGCTGGAAGGCAAGACCTCGGTGGCCGATCACATGGTGATCGCATCGGGCCGTTCCACGCGTCAGGTGGCCGCGATGGCCCAGCATCTGGCTGAGCGTATCAAGCATGGCGGCTTTGGCCATGTCCGCATCGAAGGTCTGCCGGCGGCGGATTGGGTGCTGATCGATGCCGGCGATATTGTCGTCCATCTGTTCCGTCCCGAAGTGCGCAATTTCTACAATCTGGAACGCATGTGGGGCTTTGACGGGCCCAGCGGTGCGGCCTGA